From a region of the Deltaproteobacteria bacterium genome:
- the serC gene encoding 3-phosphoserine/phosphohydroxythreonine transaminase, with protein MVKRIHNFNAGPAALPLPVLEQVQKELLDFQGSGMSIMEMSHRSKVYDAVHNETIANIKKLLGIGDEYSIIFMGGGARSQFALAPMNLRGKDGFAQYAITGNWAEGAFKEGKKLGDAREIFSSAASKHDHVPEEGTIKVDPNAAFFHYTSNNTVEGTQWHYVPDTGSVPLVCDMSSDFLSRPFAANRFGLIYAGAQKNIGPAGAVVVIIRKDLLARSSDNLPDMFSYAKIEKQNSLLNTPPVFAIYIIGLVAKYLLGLGGLAGIEQRNKEKANLLYNAIDESGGFYKPHAQKNSRSLMNVTFRLGATELEEKFIAASKQADIEGIKGHRSVGGMRASIYNAVSLDSVKALVDFMSEFKKQNG; from the coding sequence ATGGTGAAGCGTATTCATAATTTCAATGCTGGTCCAGCAGCTCTTCCTCTACCGGTACTTGAACAAGTACAAAAAGAGCTACTCGATTTTCAGGGCAGTGGTATGTCAATTATGGAAATGAGTCATCGTTCAAAAGTTTACGATGCAGTGCATAATGAAACCATCGCTAATATAAAGAAGTTATTAGGTATTGGTGATGAGTATTCGATTATATTTATGGGTGGTGGGGCACGCAGCCAATTTGCTTTGGCCCCGATGAATTTACGCGGCAAGGACGGATTCGCTCAATATGCGATTACCGGTAATTGGGCAGAGGGTGCCTTTAAAGAGGGTAAGAAGCTGGGTGATGCACGTGAGATCTTTTCGTCAGCGGCTAGCAAACACGATCATGTCCCTGAAGAAGGTACTATAAAAGTTGATCCCAATGCTGCCTTCTTTCATTACACCAGCAATAATACGGTTGAAGGAACGCAATGGCATTATGTGCCTGATACCGGATCAGTACCTCTAGTTTGCGATATGTCGTCAGATTTTTTAAGTCGCCCATTTGCAGCTAATCGTTTTGGGCTCATTTATGCGGGTGCGCAAAAAAATATTGGTCCCGCTGGAGCTGTCGTTGTGATTATTAGAAAAGACTTACTGGCTCGCTCATCAGATAATTTGCCTGATATGTTTAGCTACGCCAAAATTGAAAAGCAAAACTCGTTGCTAAATACCCCACCGGTCTTTGCTATTTATATTATTGGGTTAGTGGCCAAGTATTTGCTTGGGTTAGGTGGTCTTGCAGGCATAGAGCAACGCAATAAAGAGAAAGCCAACCTACTTTATAACGCTATTGATGAGTCAGGCGGTTTTTATAAACCGCATGCGCAAAAAAATAGTCGCTCGTTGATGAACGTTACTTTCCGGCTGGGTGCTACTGAATTAGAAGAGAAATTTATCGCAGCGTCCAAACAAGCAGATATCGAGGGAATTAAAGGCCATCGTTCAGTTGGTGGCATGCGCGCTTCAATTTACAATGCGGTATCGCTTGATTCAGTTAAAGCTCTAGTTGATTTTAT
- a CDS encoding trypsin-like peptidase domain-containing protein — MHRYLKLVFCLVIVSCTKTQTPEEAAKAYAVQITNGFTGRGGVLITDEHVIGDVSLVPSTGETQFIHAGKAVNAGLQKRDGNFGVLIARNAKLDGAAIGNSSTLKPGDILTLQSGEDGTTVALKTAKFTAWRIHKGRAYMEIDFIPPKNDEGTGVFGPDGRLVGLLAFTLGDNLTYVLPIEYLTTGPQALTTKILGAKEPSAQFIKMRDEAATKKNQELLPPPNYKRPRVEQFYSRKALIGRIIMLDKPAAEGSHTKPIKYQIEAIDQLRARRTIAKGSLAAKSQQWVLIPEDKKQELLKNVESQFGADYINTQISPYEWGELRYRIPFSLFCSKVTEDEVHALTLTLADERNSGEIPFADLVNICGAIEESEGDKLEQEWNMASKSTAAANKKEKKKKKGKKKRRR, encoded by the coding sequence ATGCACAGATACCTAAAACTAGTTTTTTGCTTGGTTATAGTCAGTTGCACCAAAACCCAAACCCCCGAAGAAGCCGCAAAGGCCTATGCTGTTCAAATCACTAATGGTTTCACTGGTCGTGGTGGAGTATTAATAACCGACGAGCATGTAATTGGTGATGTCAGTTTAGTGCCTTCCACTGGTGAAACACAATTTATTCATGCAGGTAAGGCAGTTAACGCCGGGTTACAAAAGCGTGATGGTAATTTTGGCGTTTTAATTGCGCGTAATGCCAAACTCGACGGGGCTGCTATTGGCAATAGTAGCACTTTAAAACCGGGTGATATTTTAACCCTACAAAGTGGTGAAGATGGCACTACAGTTGCGTTAAAAACCGCTAAATTTACCGCCTGGCGTATCCATAAAGGACGCGCCTATATGGAGATCGATTTTATACCGCCAAAAAATGATGAAGGCACTGGTGTTTTTGGTCCTGATGGCCGTTTGGTTGGTTTGCTTGCTTTCACTCTAGGTGACAATCTTACGTATGTACTACCAATTGAATATCTCACTACTGGTCCGCAGGCGTTAACTACCAAAATTTTAGGGGCAAAAGAACCATCAGCCCAATTCATTAAGATGCGTGATGAAGCAGCAACTAAAAAAAACCAAGAATTGCTGCCACCACCAAACTACAAACGTCCAAGGGTTGAGCAATTTTATTCACGTAAAGCCTTAATCGGACGCATAATCATGCTAGATAAACCTGCAGCTGAAGGCTCGCATACTAAGCCGATAAAATATCAAATTGAGGCCATTGATCAGCTTCGTGCACGCCGTACAATTGCCAAAGGCAGTCTTGCCGCCAAGAGCCAACAATGGGTTCTTATACCCGAAGATAAAAAACAAGAACTATTAAAAAATGTCGAATCACAATTTGGGGCTGATTATATCAATACCCAAATATCTCCTTATGAATGGGGTGAACTGCGTTATCGTATTCCTTTTTCACTCTTTTGTTCAAAAGTTACTGAAGATGAGGTACATGCGCTCACGTTAACTCTTGCTGATGAACGAAATAGCGGTGAAATTCCATTTGCCGATTTGGTAAATATTTGTGGTGCTATTGAAGAAAGTGAAGGCGATAAATTAGAACAAGAATGGAATATGGCGAGTAAATCTACCGCTGCTGCTAATAAAAAAGAGAAAAAGAAAAAGAAAGGTAAAAAGAAACGAAGACGGTAA